One Argentina anserina chromosome 6, drPotAnse1.1, whole genome shotgun sequence genomic window, TGGTCTCTTGATCATGTTAGTTCTTTGGCATTTGCCTTGTTTCGAACTTGTACTCCTAAAAGTTCTCATAATTAATAACCTTGTTTGATATATTATTTAAGAAACTTATATCATTCTAAAAGTAGAATACATGATATATGCTCCGTTTGATGATAGTGCTCACGTAAGGGATGGTGGTGTGAATATAGGTTTAGATTTAGAATACCTTCTCTGAATTGTTGTCCTCAAAACTGTTGTCCAATTTTAAATCTGCTATATCATTTTGTCATGTGTTCCATTTGAAAATTCGGTTTATatagttctaattttgaaatGTTCCCAAAGATATACAGTATTCTGAAACATTGATTCTAAACAGAGCTGACGTGTTACGAGAAAACACAGAAGCCGTTGTTGCAGCATGTGATGGTGCTCAGGGAAGATGGGCAAAGCTACTTGGGGTTCGTGCTCTTCTTCATCCAAAGTTGAGATTACAGGAGTTTTTGAGCATATATAATATCACACAAGAGTTTATAACTGCTACCGAGAaggtaaattattttatttattttattccaTTTGCATTCCTTTTTGCTGCATCTTCCATTTGTTTCTAGTTTTATAATTAGACATTGTGTTATGCATCTCAATTTTACCCATCGTATGCAGATAGGGGGAAGGCCAGGATTTAGCATTAGAGGAACACTACAGTCACAGGCAAAGGCCTTCCTCGATTATCAGCATGAATCACGGGTTAGTTCTAACTGTGCTTACTCGTATATAATTTCAGTTTTACGTGGTATGGTACTGTAAGGTAACTGCTTTGCGCCTTGGTATGTTTAGATGACAAAGATTAAGGCAGTTCTAGACCAAGAAACGTGGGTGGAAGTAGATGTCCCTGATGAATTTCAGGTTATTGTCACTTCATTATTTTGTTCTGAAGCATTGGTAACTGAGAACCTGGATGCTATCCATAGTAGTTCGGAAACAAACCACACTGGGGTGGCCAGAAGCAACAGTAGTTCAGATGCGGTGGATACAGGACCAACAATTACAGAACAGCAAATTAAGCGAACTAGTTCAACTGACTTATCTACGGATATAACTGGACTGAGTAAGTCTACTTCTGCTGATGGAGCTGGAAAGATTAAGGCTGATGTTACAAATTCTGTGGCTCAGAACAACCATAGCAACATGAAGGAGAGGGGAAAATCAACTTCCCAAACCCTTTTGTACAAAGGTGTTGGTTTTCACATGGTGAACTGGTTAGTTTCCTTGTTGAactgtgtttttatttttatacgtTTTCTTAGATCTACTCTATACAGTATACACTGCCGATACTGTGTTTTGGGTAAAGCTAATGCGATACTTGGAGTCTTATTTTATTGTATCAGTCGGTAATTCCATGTTCCtttaattttttctcttcagtGGTCTGATATTGACAAAGATGTTGTCAGAGTACATTGATATGAACAACTTTTTTCCAGTACTGTCCTCAGAAGTTGTTCATCGCATcgttgaaattttaaaatttttcaaTACAAGAACATGTCAGCTTGTTCTTGGTGCTGGTGCCATGCAGGTAACTTTCTACAGTAATCTGTTGACATGCACTTCCAATTTACTTTATGAAACTGTGGTATAGATAGTGAGTACGGTTATGCAAAATTCCTTGTGTTatcttgttttattttttatgtatGCACATGTTTCAACAATTAAACTGCTTCTCTGACCTTATAAGTCATCAACcttatttgtttttagttATTACAGTCCCTCTCTTAATTTTGTAGGACCTTATTAGTCACCTTGATAATTTTCATTGGTCATAGTAGGATACTGCATATCTTTGTTTGTTATTGAATGGTTTCTTCTGATGTATGTAGTAACTAAACCAGATCATATGTGCTATTGCAGGTATCTGGTCTGAAGTCAATCACCTCTAAACACTTGGCCTTGGCAAGTCAAGTCATCAGTTTCACATATGCTATTATTCCTGGTAGGTTATTTTAACTAACAGTTAGTCCCTGAGACTTGAGAGCCTATTCTGATAACGTGCATTCACTTGTATGTTTTTGATTTCTGTAGTAAGCAATATTTGTACTTCATAGACTACTATTATATCAAGGTTCAAGCCATACGTATTTTCCACTTAAAGATTTAATATAATCTACTCTTCAGtcgtactatatatatatatatattctgagTAATTTCTGCTTTGACCATAAGGCTTTTTTCTGAATGTCCTGACTTTAGTTATTTTATTTGCTTCAAGAACTCAGGCAAATTCTTTTTCTTAAAGTACCTGAGACAAGAAAGGCAATGTTGCTATCCGAAATTGATCGAGTCGCTCAGGTGTGTCCTCTTACATCATGAAACAATGTCAACCTGGTCCCACATTGTTTATTCAGTTTGTTATACTCTTAGcagtgaattttttttctccataGTTTCGGAAACTAAGTAAGGGTACTATTTTACATTATGAAAGTTTCACATGCAGCAGAAGCTAATTTCTATTATCTGTTTGAAGAAACCTCTAATTTGCTTGACGAAGTTAATAGATAactataagaaaaaaaaaatatttgtacTGTTTGCattgtcttcttttttcttcactGTTAAATCTATGTTTTATCTGCAAGGGAAAGACGATAATCAAGACTTATAGTTTCTTTATCGTTGTGCAGCACAACTGGTGCTTCTATGTCTGTTGTTAATATCCTTTGATGTTTAATATTTCAGATATTCTTAATACAAATTGATGTTTTGTTCACTTATGGCTTGATTTTAAATTCAAAACAGGATTATAAGGTTCATAGAGATGAAATACATACTAAGCTGGTCCAGATCATGAGAGAAAGGTTATTGGTTCATCTACGCGGGTTGCCTCAAATCGTAGAGAGCTGGAATAGACCAGAAGAGTCTGACCCACAGCCTAGTCAGTTTGCTCGATCACTTACCAAGGTAAATGTAACTCTGACCCATCTTTTTGAGTGTTGGTTTTCAGCAATGTCTTTGTCTTACATGGTTGTTATGGCCTCACCAACTCACGCAGGAAGTTGGATACTTGCAACGTGTTCTAACTCGAACATTACATGAGGTTGATGTTCAAGCAATTTTCAGGTTTGATTCATCTTTAAATACTTGTAATACCTTTTGTCTTTGGCTCTGTATCTAGTAATCTATACTGAGAACATACATCCATCTCTCTGGGATTATAATCCTAGCTATAGCATGTGGAAATAAGTTCTTAAAGAGAACACAACAAATTTTGATGGCCCTTCCATGTCAGTTTTTGTTCGTTTTCCTTTCCAGCACTCATATAGAGCACCAGTCTATTTATGTAACTGGTCATGAAACTTAGTCCTACAAACTAATGATTAATATTGTTTCTATTTTTCAGGCAAGtgattataatttttcattcACAAATTTCGGAAGCACTTTCACGCTTAGAGATCAGCACACCACAAGCCAAGGACAGGTAATGCCAttcaaattgatatatctGTGTGTACTTATTAGCCTGTATAGAGTAACAAGTCTTCTCACTGTCTACCAGGCTCTGCCGCGATGTCAAGCACATTCTTGGATGCATTAGATCTTTGCCTTCTGATAAAATGAGTGAATCTGGTACACCAAACTGGGGTCAACTAGATGAATTCTTGGTGCAGAGATTTGGTTCAGAAGCTAGTTAAATGGTGTATAGTGTAGTAATCAATTGCTTCTTTGGAGATGGCTAATCAGAATTTCAGGATGTCAGAAGCCAATTTTGGTACATGCTTTCCCTTGTACAATTTCATTGAGGTGAGTGCATCTCGCTCATTCTAGTTTCATGTTATATGCACCAAAGCATGACTCATATCTTGTGGAGCACATCCTTAAAAATGTTGGACTATAGAGTACTATATTGTTTAGCTGTACTTCCTCCATTACACAATTTCTTTACTTACTGGATGTcttgtcaattttttttcttccaggTTTTGCATTTTTTCTAAGATGTATAAAGTCCTGTAAGATATCCGAAAATTTGACAAAGAAGGTTGTTGAAACCAGAACTATTTTATACCAGTCACTAACTTGAATTACAAATTGTACTTACTAGGCTCAGTGTTTTGTTCCCCTGATTGTAACGGGGTAAAGATGAACCAATTGAAAGTTTTGATTGAGTGAAAGGACTTCAGGGCTGTATTTGCTGTTGAGGCGCTTGAATCACGTCTGATTGTACCAATACCCGAGTTAATGCATAAGTGTTTTTCCTGATTGTTAGTGTTTAAACTTTTGATCCTTGATGTAGCAAAATCGATCGTCAGTACTACCCAATTGATTTTCAAAGTTCATATTGCGAGCACTCTTAACAAGAAATTGCCACAATCGGACAATCCTAGTAAAAAGGCCATGATGGGAAAGTCCAAAAGGTCCATGACTTGAGGGGTTCCCTTTtataaaagaagagaaaatgtCCACAAAAAGGAAGGTAGTGCCATGGATAAAATCgtcttttttttcaaaaaaaaaaattatgttcaAACATGATCGTAAAACTCATTTAAAAATGTTAATGCTATCCATGGTTAATAAATGTATTTCAGACCAGCCAAAGCGTGAGAAGAACTAGTGAATAAGTGAATTACTGTAGTTAGGGGATCCGGGAAGCCAATGAGCCATTCAGATCCAATAACATAGCTTGAAAATTACGTATCCACCCTCAGCACGTATACTTTTTAATAACGAGAAAACACCAAAGGTAAAACTATCTTTTCACTAGGTAACCTATTTTCTCCGGCTCATATTCCGGCACGTTCGGGACCTCTTCGATGCGTAGGCAGTGTGTAATATCTATGAACCCAAGGTAACGCGCTGTAAATTGCCGAATACGGAACAAAAACGAGCAAATTCGTTTGAAAATGTTGCTACAAAAGACAGTTATACCCCCACGTAAATCTCTAACCCAAAAACCCGGACCAAAATCCTCGCGGCCCACCCAACTTCGTTAAGAAGAGGACTTTTCCCACCCCGTAAACTCAGGTCTTCTTCTTAACGATGATTAATTCTGAGGTATATCACAATGTGTGCTTCCAAATTCCAATTGATTTTCAATGTCCACTGTGCAACATGAGATCTAGACACAACGATCGTAACTTACATGGATATTCAAACCAACATGAATTTATGGCCAGATAACATCAGGTGTGCATAGAAGATTATCCGACTGGAAGACAAGAtataaatggaaacaaaactTGGGAAGCAAGTAAACAATTGTCCCAAGACTGTGGAGAAAGTCCGAGAAACATATAAAGCTAATTCCAAATCCCATATCTACCTACCGTCCTCACAAACAAACGCATGAAACTAACAGCTAATCAGTTGACCAGAAACCAATGGAGAATGCGACGGCGACGATGGACTTGCCGGAAGACTGCATAGCCACAGTGATCGGGCTGACGACGACTCCTCGAGACGCGTGCAGGCTGTCGTTGATTTCTAAGCACTTCAAGTCAGCCGCGGACTCCGACGCTGTTTGGGACAAGTTCCTTCCGGCAATCGATGCCGAATCCAAGAAGGCGCTTTACTTCACTCTCTCTGATAGTCCCGTCCTCACCGACGACGTCAAGATGGTTAATTACTTACTTCTACCATATTGGTCTATTTGGCTTCCTGATCGGAATTCTGGTACAAGACATGTTATATGCTAGAATTAAATTTCTTGAAGACTAGATAGATGAACGGAATTCTGTACTATGCTGGCCTAATGTGGTCACAGTTGGTGCAAGATCGAGCTTATGGGTTTGATTATGAACGCCCGAATTTAAGGCAAATAACTGCAGGGGGCACTGTGTTTCTGGCGCCCCGAAGAACAATAGAAGAGGCGCTGGAAAGTGCAAAAAGGATACGACCCAACCATGCATTCAATAGATTCAAATTTCCAAATGAAGGGAGGGGAGATGGATGGCTGGAGATAGAGTTGGGCGAGTATCACTGTCACGGAGACGAAGACGGGGAGTTGGACATGATCTGTTGCGAGATTGACACTGGTCTTGGTAAGGGTGGTGTCCTTGTTCAAGGGATTGAGCTCAGACCCGAGAGGAAATGGATCGATATGATCATAGATAACTacacagtggcggatccagaatTTTATAGATGGGGTGggcttgaaattttttttgttggctgaaaTTATAAGAAAAAATCTAACTAGTAGGTAATCAATTACGTAACATATACAATTTATtttgaagcaaaaaaaaaaaagatttggaAAGAGCTATAGATACTCTAtatggtaaataaaatttgctATTAATAAATTAAGAATCCTAGATGAAAATAAGAAGTATAACCTTATATCTCACAAGAAAATGTAATTATTATCTAAGAATTGAGGCCTGAACATCAAATAAGATCCAAAACTACATAAAAGGAAGTATATTATTCAGTTACTAGCGCACAAGTAGGATGAGGGTACTCCTCATAACAAGTCTCTACATCTTTGGTTCTAACCgtaacttgtaaaaaaaaaaaaaattagaattgtCATACCGACATATGTTACTCCCGAATCTAGAATGATAGAACATATTTCATGAAGCTCAATCCTGCACATATACAATTTTTACCTTGTTGGCTACACCTTCTATTTATCTCTCTAGCTCTCGTGCTTTGCTTTTTGAAATCACATGTCATGCTTGGTCCTTGctaaaaactctcaaatttgttCCCTATGGGCTTCTTAATTTAATCCTAAATTATGGACTTTTCGCTAAGCCTAGAAGGTAGAAGCATGAAACCGTCCAAtaatcttctttttttaagtgaaaatCTAGAATATGATTAAAATCTAAAATGCAACCATGGGATATCTCGTTGGTTGAGAAATTGATGACCCTCCAGCACACCACAAAAGAAAACAGTGGACACAGCGGAGAACTCAAAGGAGGAGGAATCACCTGCGATGGACTTGCAAGAGTTGCCGGAAGGTTGCATAGCCAACGTGATCTCGTTGACCAGTCCTCCAGATGCATGCAGGTTCTCCTTGCTTTCTAAGGATATCAGGTCCGCCGCTGAATCCGACGCCGTTTGGAGCAAGTTCATACCGCCTGAGACACACACGATCCTTTCCCAATCCAGCTCCCTCTCCTCTTCCCCTCCGAAATCAACGAAAGAGCTCTACATGGCTCTCTGCGACAACCCCGTCCTCATCGACGAGGGCAATATGGTAACTAACATTTTCATACCACCTCTTTGATTTTGGCTATTTCgcgatatatatagttcattcaGGTCCCGATTTTAACGGTTCGCAATCGTTATGACTTATCGATTTTTACAATAAAGTAAATAGTGAGCAGGTTATTTTAGTGCAATTGTTATCTAGCTAATTACATTGATCAAATTCAATTCTAGATCGCATATATACATTGCtattttgtgaaattaatttggGTAAATATCAagatctgaaaaaaaaaatggtacTGGCATTATGTATAGaccaagttttttttattgctAGCAAGAGTGGATTCAGGATTTGATAATAAGTTGggctagaaaaaaaattatgattatttaagaattatatatagaaatttggAATGGActaatatttaaattttaaattttaacattAAAATTTAGTTAGAATGACAAGTTTTTAGTAATTTGAGATAGGCTATATACAGCCCACCATAACCCGTGTGTAGTTACGTCCTTTATTGCTAGATTTGCTTACAAAACAGATATGATCCGCTTGGATGTTAGAATCGTGTTGATTTAGACTTTTAGGTGCATTGCTACCCTTAATATTGCAGTTGTTGGATTTGCATATATAATGCTTATACAAGTACTCAAGTAGCGTGGGTACGGTGACTGATTGTaattgattttcattgcatatGTAGAGCTTTTCACTAGACAAATGGAGTGGGAAGAAGTGCTATATGATAGCTGCAAAGCGCCTTCGGATTGCTTGGGGTGGTACTCCTCAATATTGGACATGGAAGCCTCTGCCTGAGTCCAGGTTCGTACATTTCTTTTGCCATATTGGACGTAGATTAATTAAGTCTCTGCTTAAGGCTAGCAGCTAGCTAATTTACTATACTTGTTAGTTGTTACTTCTGTTGGGAAGCAAATATGAACATTAACTGTTGTGAACAACAATGACGTACATCTTTGAATACGGCGAATAGGTTTAAGGAGGCGGCCGAGCTTCGTTTTGTATGTTGGCTTGAAATCCGTGGTAGAATTGATACGCGCATGCTGTCTCCATCGACGACATATAAAGCTTATCTGGTGTACAAGTTAACTCAAGGCACTTATGGACTAGACTGGCCTTCCGTGGTCACAGTTGGTGCAAGAGCTCATGGTTTTGATTATGAATGCCCTGGTTTGATGGAAATAACTGCAGGCATTAAGCCCACTGCGATTCTGGTGCCCCAAAGAAACATAGAAATCCATATTGAAAGACAGGTTGGAATATATCCTGAACTCAATGGAGTAAAATTTCCAAATGAAAGCAGGGCGGATGGGTGGCTGGAGATGGAGCTGGGTGAGTTTCATTGTCAAGGAGATGAAGAAGGGGAGTTGGAAATGATTTGTTGTGAGACTAGTAGGGGTAAGAGTGGTCTCCTAGTTCAAGGGATTGAGGTCAGACCAAAAAGGAACTAGCTAGCTAACTCAAATGTAGTTCTCCATCAGGGTCATAGACTTGCCAGCAATGTTCAAACAGCTACCATCAGTGGTGTAATCAAATTTAATCGATAAgagtttggttttgtttgttgAATTTTCAGTTTGCTTCCAttgaataattaatttaatgatCATGTCAATTGCTTCATTGTTGTCATCTGCGCTGTTTTGATATATTCGTTTCTAAGACTTCTATgatgatattttgatatgTACATGAATCAAGAAAAGTGGTTCGATCGCGATTCAAATATGGTTGAATCTAAAGGTGAACTAGCTAGATTGAGACTATTATGTATTGTAAATATCGACAATGTTCACAATTCGAGCTGAGTATACTTTTTTATGTATCAGTAATGTACAGGCATTTCTTATTATTATAATTTGTAATGGGGTGCAAACCTCGAGCCAGCATCACTCATTATTTTAAGTACGTACTATTGATAGATATCAAGAGCATGCAAATAAATCCGATAAAATTAGTAACAAAGAATATTAGCATGGTTCCTGGGGAAGAATGGCATGCATAATTGAAGAATTCTGTGATGCGCTGCTATACATTATGCATCAGCACTTTCCTCCGCAAATCACTCCTCTGACACCCACGGTGCATTTTATCAAATCCTTCCTTTACCACACAAAAATGTGTGTATAGCATAGCTTGTTGTACAACAGACAAACCTCTACCCTGCATAATTCGACAGAATAGAAAGAGAGAGGGGGAAACATGCATGAGTAATTGAGTATGACGCAGCATCTAGACTTGCAAGCTTTGCCGGAGGGATGCATAACCAACGTGATCTCCTTGACCAGTCCTCCAGATGCATGCAGGCTCTCTTTGCTTTCTAAGGTTATCAGGTCGGCGGCAGAATCTGACGCCGTTTGGGATAAGTTCATTCCGCCTGAGATGCCAATTACAATCCTATCCCAGCCCAATGCCTTCTCTTTGCCTTCCAAATCCAAAAAGGACTTCTACATGGCTCTCTGCGACAATCCCGTTCTCATCGATGAGGGCACTATGGTAACTATAAAGTTTAATTTCTTCTTGTTTGCTTTGTGTAGTTCTTTTCAACTAAcgtaattaatttaattttatgaaaGCAAATTTGTCTCTCACACCCCTGATATGCctaggggtggacaaactgacccgaaaaccgaaaaaaaccggacccgaactcaaaccgaatccgaacaaaccgaaatccgaatcaaaccgaaccgaaaattaaaaaaccgaaccgaaccgattctatttgggttgggttttgggttcagtcccttagaaaccgaaccgacccgaacaacccgaagtcaatggtcaacgttacaaaacgacatcattttgtcatatttataattttacattattattatttttttaataaaaaaaatagtgtggtcGGTCTCACAGCCGCACATAATTTCTAACCTAATTGGcctaatgtataagaggcgcattatttagccgtcttgcttccttcataatgcgatagttttattttaaacctaatataaatgttatgatacattagttgacacttaggaaatcgccaactctaattcgaatatgatcgatcgacaccagcagatgtgattggtatatatatttaaggaccccgtaaaaatttcatctgttttgaacatggtttgaccgttcgtacctacggttaactaaaaaagaggcgttttcacatattaaaaccctattgaccggggctttgccaaatatatttctttagtgcgaccgcgcatgatagataacaaaaattatgtgatttcagatatgcaaacggctttcggcgttcgcatatttgtaataggtcctcccttatggcataatagtggtgttttcgatttaccaaaaattctgacggttaaatgaggtccgaattggatgaaatttttatagggtcactaaatatatataccgattacatcggctggtgtcgatcgatccctagaagtttccttcatatagtcgcttcataacgcgatagttttattttaaacctaatataaaggttatgatacattagttgacacttaggtgatcgtcaactctaattcgaaatatggtcgatcgacaccagcagatgtgattggtatatatatttagggaccccgtaaaaatttcgtccattttggacatggtttgactgttcgtacctacggttaactaaaaaagaggcgttttcacatattgaaaccccattgaccggggctttgccaaatatatttctttagtgcaaccgcgcatgataagtaacaaaaattaggtgatttcagatatgcaaatggctttcggcattcacatatttgtaataggtcctcccttatggcataatagtgatgttttcgatttaccaagaattccgacggttaa contains:
- the LOC126798274 gene encoding putative F-box protein PP2-B12; amino-acid sequence: MDLQELPEGCIANVISLTSPPDACRFSLLSKDIRSAAESDAVWSKFIPPETHTILSQSSSLSSSPPKSTKELYMALCDNPVLIDEGNMSFSLDKWSGKKCYMIAAKRLRIAWGGTPQYWTWKPLPESRFKEAAELRFVCWLEIRGRIDTRMLSPSTTYKAYLVYKLTQGTYGLDWPSVVTVGARAHGFDYECPGLMEITAGIKPTAILVPQRNIEIHIERQVGIYPELNGVKFPNESRADGWLEMELGEFHCQGDEEGELEMICCETSRGKSGLLVQGIEVRPKRN